The following is a genomic window from Syntrophaceae bacterium.
CAACGGATGCAAGGGAAAAAAATCGTTCTCGGGGTGACCGGAGGCATTGCGGCATACAAGGCGGCCGAGCTGGCACGGGAGTGCATCAGGCGCGGGGCGCGGGTCCACGTCATCATGACGCCTAACGCCACGAAATTCATCACCCCGCTCACCTTTCAGACCCTCACGGGCAATGCCGTTGCCGTCGACACCTTCCAGCTGACGGGCGAGTGGGAGATCGGTCATGTGTCGCTGGCCGAGAGCGCCGACCTGGTCCTGCTGGCGCCGGCCACGGCCAACGTGATCGGCAAGATCGCCGGCGGGATCGCGGACGACCTGCTGACGACGACAGTCATGGCGACCCGGGCGCCGGTCCTCATCTGCCCGGCCATGAACGTCAACATGTACGAAAACCCCATCGTGCGGGAGAACATGGGGAAGCTCGCCGCGAAGGGGTACCGGTTCGTCGAGGCCGGATACGGGGAGCTGGCATGCAAGACCGAGGGGTATGGACGACTGGCCCCCCTGGAGGACATCGTCGAGGACGCCGAGGATCTTCTCACGGCCAAGGATCTCGGCGGCGAGCATGTCCTCGTCACGGCGGGGCCGACCCGGGAAGCCTTCGACCCCGTACGGTTCATCACGAATTACTCGACGGGCAAGATGGGCTACGCCGTCGCCCTGGCCGCCAAGCGCCGGGGTGCGAAGGTGACGCTCGTCAGCGGACCGACGAGTCTCCCGCGGCCGCGGGGGGTCGCCTTTGTCCCCGTCTCGTCGGCCCGCGAGATGCGCGATGCCGTCATGGCGCACCTCGAGGGGGCGACCATTGTCGTCAAGTCCGCCGCGGTGGCCGACTACCGGCCCGCGGGGTTCTCCGCGTCCAAGATCAAGAAGACGGACCGGCCCCTCGAGTTCACACTGGAGCGCAACCCCGACATCATCTCCGAGGTGGGCAAGGTCAAGGGGGACCGGATCCTGGTCGGGTTCGCCGTCGAGACGGAGAACCTGATCCCGTATGCCGTGAAGAAGATGAAGGAAAAGAACATGGATCTCATCGTGGCGAATGACATCAGCCAGCCCGGGGCCGGTTTTGCCGCGGATACGAACATCGTGAAGATTCTCGACCGGGACGGGGGGTCGCTGGATCTTCCCCTCATGGACAAGATGGATGTGGCCAACCGCATCCTGGACCGCGTGACGGAACTCATGGCAGGGCGAAAAGGGGTGCCCCGTGCGCGCAAACGATGACCTGCGGGGTGAATTGCTTGCCATCGTGAGCGCCCTGAAGAGCCACGTCGCCGGCGAAATGGACTCGTGCATCCCCGTGTCGCGCCTGCGGCTGAAGGGCACGGGCCCGTCTCGGCAGGAGGGTCTCCCCGGGGTGGATGCGGCTGCGGCACGACCCGTCGTGACGGCGGCGGGCCGCCGGGGCGCCTCGAGCCTCGACGGGGTGCGCCGGGAGCTTGGCGACTGTGCCCGCTGCCCGCTGCACCGCTCCCGGAAGAATCTCGTCTTCGGCGAGGGGAGCGCCCGGGCGAGGCTCGTCTTTGTCGGCGAGGCCCCGGGCGAAGAGGAAGACAGGCAAGGCAGGCCCTTCGTGGGGAGGGCGGGGCAGCTGCTCACGAAGATCATCAACGCCATGGGGCTCGCACGGGAGGAGGTCTACATCTGCAACATTCTGAAGTGCCGCCCCCCGGGAAACCGCAACCCCAAGGAGGACGAGATCGCCGCCTGCGAGCCGTTCCTGGTCAAGCAGATCGAGGCCATCGACCCGGAGATCATCTGTGCGCTCGGCACGTTTGCCGCGAAGACCCTGCTGCGCACCGAGGCGCCCATCTCGGCCATCCGGGGACGGTTCCACGATTACCACGGGCGCAGGCTCATGCCGACCTATCACCCGGCTTACCTCCTGCGCAACCCCGATGCGAAGAAGCTGGTCTGGGAAGACGTGCAGAAAATCATGAGGGTCCTGTGAGGCGAAACCATGATGAAGAACCGTAGACACCGGGCGTTCGCGATGGGGGCTGCGGCCGCCCTGTGGCTTCTGGCGGCCCTCGTCCCCGCTCCGCAGGCCTCGGAGGAGCGGCGCGTGGTCGACGTGATCACCGTCAGCGAGGCCATCACCCCCCCCATCGGCGAGTACATCCTCAAGAGCATCAAGCAGGCCACCGAGTCGGGGGCGCAGGCGATCGTGATCCAGCTCGACACGCCCGGCGGGCTCGACCTCTCGATGCGGGACATCATCAAGGAAATCCTCAACGCCGCGGTGCCCGTCGTGGTCTACGTGTCTCCCTCGGGGGCGCGGGCGGCCTCGGCGGGGGTGCTCATCACGATCTCGGCCCATGTCGCGGCCATGGCGCCCGGGACCAACATCGGCGCGGCCCACCCCGTGGCCATGGGGATCGGGAAGGCCGATGAAACGATGATGGAAAAGGTCGAGAACGACGCCGTCGCCTACGGCAGGGGCATCGCGGACCAGAAGGGACGCAACGCCGACTGGATCGAGGATGCCATCCGCAAGAGCGTGTCCGTGACAGCAGAAGAGGCCCTCAAGCTCAAGGTGATCGACCTCGTGACCGAGGACCTCAAGCAGCTCCTGGAGAAGATCGACGGCCGGGAGGTGAAGCTCGCCTCGGGGCCCCGGGTGCTGAAGACGAAGGGGGCCGAGATCAACCGCAGGGAGATGGGGTTCCGCGAGAAGGTGCTCATCACGATCTCGAACCCCAACATCGCCTTCATCCTCTTCCTGCTGGGCCTGGCCGGCCTGTACTTCGAATTTTCCAACCCCGGCGTGATCGTGCCCGGCATCATCGGCGGCATCTCGCTGATCCTAGCCTTCTTCGCCTTCCAGACACTGCCCGTCAACTACGCGGGCATCCTTCTCATCCTCTTTGCCGTGATCCTGTTCATCGCGGAGATCAAGGTGGTCAGTCACGGGGTGCTCACCATCGGGGGCGTCGTCTCGCTCATCCTGGGCTCCATCATGCTCTTCGAATCGCCCGACCCGGCCCTGCGGGTGTCCTGGAGCGTGCTCGTGCCGGCCGTGACGATCGTGTCCCTGTTCTTCATCGGCGTCATCTCGATCGCGCTGCGTGCGCAGATGCGCCGTGTCGTGACCGGGGGCGAGGGCATGATCGGGGCCGTAGGCCAGACCGTCACCGCCGTGCACGAAACCGGCAAGGTGCTCATCCGGGGCGAGTACTGGAACGCCTTCAGCAGGACCCCGATCGAGAAGGGGAAGAAGGTCGCCGTCGTCGGCGTCAAGGAACTGCAACTCGAAGTCGAAGAACGCTCATAAAAAGGGGGTTTTCCATGTACGCCATTCTTGTCCTCGTCGTCCTCGTCGTCATGTTCCTGGCCGCGGCCATCCGGATCCTCAACGAATACGAGAGGGCCGTGATCTTCCGGCTCGGTCGAATCATCCCCACGAAGGGGCCGGGGCTCATCATCCTCATCCCCCTCGTAGACCGCATGGTCCGCGTGGACACGCGCACGGTCACGATGGACGTCCCGTCGCAGGACATCATCACCCGGGACAACGTATCCATCAAGGTCAACGCCGTGGTCTACTTCCGCGTCGTCGACTCGATGAAGGCCATCGTCGAGGTCGAGAACTACCTCTATGCCACCTCGCAGCTCGCGCAGACGACGCTGCGCAGCGTCTGCGGACAGGTGGAGCTCGACGAGATCCTCGCGTCGCGGGAGAAGGTCAATCTCCACATCCAGGAGATCCTGGACCGCGCCACCGACCCCTGGGGAATCAAGGTGACCCACGTGGAGGTGAAGTACATCGACCTGCCGCAGGAGATGCAGCGGGCCATGGCGAAGCAGGCCGAGGCGGAGCGCGAGCGCCGCGCCAAGGTCATCGGCGCGGAGGGCGAATTCCAGGCCGCGCAGAAACTCGCAGAGGCCGCCGCCGTCATGCAGCAGCAGCCCATGGCCCTGCAGCTGCGGTATCTCCAGACCCTGGTCCAGATCGGGACGGAGAACAACACGACGACGGTGTTCCCGATCCCCATCGACATGCTGAACCTCATGCTCAAGAAGGGCGACAAGGGCGGCGCGTGAGGTCCGCCCTGGCAGGGAAAGGAAAGGAGGCTCGAGGGTGGAAGCGAGAGAAAAGCTGCGAATCGCGTCAGGTGCGGCGATCCTGTTGATCCTGGGTGTGCTCGTCATGCTGAGTTCCTTCGGCATCTACAGCCTGGACAAGAGCTGGCCCATTCTCATCATCGTATTCGCCCTGTTCACGCTGATCCAGAGCCCGAAGGACCTGGGCGGCTGGGTGATCGGAGCGGCGGGCGTGCTGTTTCTCTTTTTCGAGAACTGGTTCGACCAGGTGGGCAAGACGACCATGAACATGATCCGTTCGGGCCTCCTGATCGTCGCGGCCTTCTTTCTCTACAAGTATGTCGTAAAGAAGGGTTCGTGACGGGACATGCCGCATGCGACGGGCCGGAAACCCCCCTTGCTGGTCCTGACGGATTTTGACGGGACGCTGAGCCTGACTGACGTGGGCTACGAGGTCCTGCTGCACTTCAGCGGCAGGGGGTGGGACGACATCGACAGGGATTACTGCGAGGGCAGAATCGGCTCAAAGGACGCCTACGCCCGCATTGCGGCCATCCTGGGCGGAACCCGGGAGGAGATGCTGCGGTTCGTGGCGGAAAACGCCGTGATCGACCCGCACTTCAAGGAATTCTATGCCTTCTGCCGGGAGCGCGACATCGCGGTGAAGGTCGTCTCGGACGGCCTGGACTTCTATATCGATTTCGTTCTCCGCAGGCACGGGCTCGAAGACATCCCCTTCTTCTCGAACGTGATGACCTTCGAGGAGGGGAAACCCCGGTCCATCGAGTTCCCCCACGCCAACGAGTCCTGCAACCGGTGCGGCACCTGCAAGAGCAACATCCTCGAATCCTGCCGGAGCGGATTCGGGCGGATCGCCTATGTCGGCGACGGCTATTCCGACCTGTGCCCCGCCGCAAAGGCGGATCTCGTCTTTGCCAAGGGGATCCTCTGGACCCGACTCTCGAGGACACACACGGGCGTCCGCAAATACAGGAGCTTCAGGGACGTGACGGCGTTCCTGTCCCGCAACGGCTTCGCACGCAACGGCTGATCGCGCGTCTCGGAGACCCTTTTCGGATTTCCTTTCCCGTCGCTCCCCGGGATCGCCCCTCACGGGTTGACGGGACGCGCCCGGTTCGACAGGGCCTCCGGCGTTGGTCCCGCCGGGCGGGCTGCAATCCCGCCCCGTCGCCCTCCTCGCTCAGAGGCTGTGTCGCAACAGTCAAGAAGGGACGAGGGACGAGTTGTTTACCCGTTCTTTGACAACAAAATATCCGTAACGTCTATCCGCGAACGGTCTGTCGGGCAGGTTTTGATGGTTCAGGGCCCTTGAAGAGCGCCGTCGAGCCTCATGCCGGTGCGAAGCAGGGCCTTCCGAGGGCCCGGAGCCTCTCGATGAGCCCGTTGACCCCGAGGAGCGAGATCAGGCGAGCCACATTGAAGCAACTGGCCAGCATCGAGACCTCGGCTCGCGCCCCCTCGAGCCCCCGTAGCAGGAAGGCATCGACCTTGAGGTTGCGCTTGATGTGCCCGAAGGGATGCTCGGCCCGGGTTTTGCG
Proteins encoded in this region:
- the coaBC gene encoding bifunctional phosphopantothenoylcysteine decarboxylase/phosphopantothenate--cysteine ligase CoaBC, whose protein sequence is MQGKKIVLGVTGGIAAYKAAELARECIRRGARVHVIMTPNATKFITPLTFQTLTGNAVAVDTFQLTGEWEIGHVSLAESADLVLLAPATANVIGKIAGGIADDLLTTTVMATRAPVLICPAMNVNMYENPIVRENMGKLAAKGYRFVEAGYGELACKTEGYGRLAPLEDIVEDAEDLLTAKDLGGEHVLVTAGPTREAFDPVRFITNYSTGKMGYAVALAAKRRGAKVTLVSGPTSLPRPRGVAFVPVSSAREMRDAVMAHLEGATIVVKSAAVADYRPAGFSASKIKKTDRPLEFTLERNPDIISEVGKVKGDRILVGFAVETENLIPYAVKKMKEKNMDLIVANDISQPGAGFAADTNIVKILDRDGGSLDLPLMDKMDVANRILDRVTELMAGRKGVPRARKR
- a CDS encoding uracil-DNA glycosylase, yielding MDSCIPVSRLRLKGTGPSRQEGLPGVDAAAARPVVTAAGRRGASSLDGVRRELGDCARCPLHRSRKNLVFGEGSARARLVFVGEAPGEEEDRQGRPFVGRAGQLLTKIINAMGLAREEVYICNILKCRPPGNRNPKEDEIAACEPFLVKQIEAIDPEIICALGTFAAKTLLRTEAPISAIRGRFHDYHGRRLMPTYHPAYLLRNPDAKKLVWEDVQKIMRVL
- a CDS encoding nodulation protein NfeD → MKNRRHRAFAMGAAAALWLLAALVPAPQASEERRVVDVITVSEAITPPIGEYILKSIKQATESGAQAIVIQLDTPGGLDLSMRDIIKEILNAAVPVVVYVSPSGARAASAGVLITISAHVAAMAPGTNIGAAHPVAMGIGKADETMMEKVENDAVAYGRGIADQKGRNADWIEDAIRKSVSVTAEEALKLKVIDLVTEDLKQLLEKIDGREVKLASGPRVLKTKGAEINRREMGFREKVLITISNPNIAFILFLLGLAGLYFEFSNPGVIVPGIIGGISLILAFFAFQTLPVNYAGILLILFAVILFIAEIKVVSHGVLTIGGVVSLILGSIMLFESPDPALRVSWSVLVPAVTIVSLFFIGVISIALRAQMRRVVTGGEGMIGAVGQTVTAVHETGKVLIRGEYWNAFSRTPIEKGKKVAVVGVKELQLEVEERS
- a CDS encoding slipin family protein; translated protein: MYAILVLVVLVVMFLAAAIRILNEYERAVIFRLGRIIPTKGPGLIILIPLVDRMVRVDTRTVTMDVPSQDIITRDNVSIKVNAVVYFRVVDSMKAIVEVENYLYATSQLAQTTLRSVCGQVELDEILASREKVNLHIQEILDRATDPWGIKVTHVEVKYIDLPQEMQRAMAKQAEAERERRAKVIGAEGEFQAAQKLAEAAAVMQQQPMALQLRYLQTLVQIGTENNTTTVFPIPIDMLNLMLKKGDKGGA
- a CDS encoding MtnX-like HAD-IB family phosphatase encodes the protein MLVLTDFDGTLSLTDVGYEVLLHFSGRGWDDIDRDYCEGRIGSKDAYARIAAILGGTREEMLRFVAENAVIDPHFKEFYAFCRERDIAVKVVSDGLDFYIDFVLRRHGLEDIPFFSNVMTFEEGKPRSIEFPHANESCNRCGTCKSNILESCRSGFGRIAYVGDGYSDLCPAAKADLVFAKGILWTRLSRTHTGVRKYRSFRDVTAFLSRNGFARNG